A region of the Synechococcus sp. PCC 7502 genome:
TGTTTAGTTAAGTTATGAGTTGTCAGATGGGGATTATCGATCCTGACCGTATTTCCCCCCGTAATTACGGCATCACAATTAGAACGAAGTAAATGCACTTGCTGGCGGGCAGGCGATCCAGTAATCCAGTAACTATGCCCTGTGTGGGTAGCAATTTTTCCATCTAGGGTCATTGCATATTTAAGAATGCCAAAGGGTAGGTTAGTTTTAACTCGATGGATAAATCCTTCATTTAGTTTTAGACAATCTTCCTCTGCAATTCCTACTGTAACTTCAATTCCTGCCTGAATTAAGCGATCGCAGCCTTTCCCCGAAACTCGCCCATCTGGATCAATCATTCCTATAACTACACGTCTAATTCCCGCTTTGATAATTGCCTCCGTACAGGGAGGTGTGCGTCCAAAATGATTACAAGGTTCCAAGTTTACATATAGCGTTGCCCCTTGAGTTGATTCTGATTGCGCTTGGGCATCGGCGATCGCAAAAACTTCCGCATGGGGTTGTCCCGCCTGAGGATGAAATCCCGCTCCAATTAGCCTACCATCTTTGATAATTACCGATCCGACCATGGGATTGGGTGCTGTCATTCCCTGTGCTTGGGCTGCCAGTTTCAGGCATTCCTGCATCCATAACTTATCTTCACTCACTTTATAACTCTAAATTTTAGGTAGATTATTACAAAGCCTTCTGCTCTGAAGCTACTCTCGGTTATTGTGAATTATAAAACTAATAGACTGATTCGGCGATCGCTTTAAGTAGGTTTTTATCAAGCTTATAATTCCCAAAACCAGCTTACTAAGTTAGCATGTTAGTCAGCTTGAGTTATCAGTGTTGACGGCACTTGGAGTTTGTTGATTAGACTCATTAAACTTGAAAAGCTAAGTAAGCTTATCCTAGAAGTAGCTTTGGAACTATGTCATTTGAATTTGACCATCTCTTTATCTGTACTGATATTGGTGCCTACGAAGCTGATTGTTTAGTATCATTTGGTTTAGTGGAGGGAACATCTAATACACACTCTGGGCAAGGCACAGCCAATCGCCGTTTCTTCTTCCGCAACGCAATGTTGGAATTATTGTGGGTTCACGATATGGAAGAGGCAAAATCAGAGTCAATTCGTCCTACTCGTCTTTGGGAGCGATGGACAAATCGAAAGGATAGTAGCACATGTCCATTTGGATTTTGTTTGCGCTCAGGGATAAGTGATAGTGACACCGTTGCATTTTCCAGTTGGGCATATCGTCCCCCTTATTTACCTGAAACATTAAGTATTGCAATAGGTACAAATAGCGATGTGCTAACCGAGCCGATGCTATTCCAGATTCCATTTGGTAAACGTCCAGATCAATACTCGCCTGAAAAAGCACAGCCGCTAGAACATTATGTTGATTTGTGCGAAATAACTCGTATAGAGTTGGTCAGTCCTACAGCAGATAGTCCATCATCAGAACTTCAAGCAGTGATCGACACCAATCAGGTCAGGTTAAGATTAGAAGCAGAGTATTATGTAGAGCTTGGTTTTGATGGGGAAGTGCAGGGGCATCAAGTAGATTTTCGCCCTGAATTGCCGCTTATCATAAGTTGGTAGCGCAACTTCACAACTGCAATGCCCCAAAATGTCTCAATGTGGTCGATTGCGTTCAGTGATTGCAAACGCTATAGAGCCTAATTTATATAAAAAAGCCCACCTCCATTACGGAAGCAGGCTGATTCTATCTTAATTATTTCTATTTAGACTCAGTGAAATCAGCATCAATTACTGAGTCATCACCACTGGCTGCATCCTTAGTAGTATCATCGCCTCCATCGGTTGGAGCACTGGCACCTTGCTGATACACAGAAGTACTTAGGGCATAGAGAGCTTGCTTCAGTTCTTCAGTTAAGGTCTTGATTTGATCATGATTTTCACTGGTAATAGCAGCCTTCAAGTCCTTAATTAAGCCTTCAATTTTAGTTTTGTCGCCGGCAGGCACTTTGTCACCCAAGTCAGCAATTTGCTTCTCAGCTTGGTAAGCAAGGGAATCAGCTTGGTTCTTAGCCTCAACTTTTTCCCGCTTGAGCTTATCTTCGGTAGAATTACGCTCTGCTTCTTTGACCATGCGTTCAACTTCGCTATCGGGCAAGGTCGAAGCTCCAGTAATGGTGATCGATTGTTCTTTACCTGTACCTTTGTCCTTAGCCTTTACAGCAAGAATACCGTTAGCATCAATATCGAAGGTAACTTCAATTTGTGGTACACCACGGGGAGCAGCAGGAATACCATCTAAACGGAAGGTTCCTAAACTCTTGTTGTCAGTTGCCATTTCTCTTTCACCTTGCAGCACGTGGATTTCCACATTGCTTTGTCCATCTACAGCAGTAGAGAAGGTTTCCGATTTCTTAGTAGGAATAGTGGTATTCCGTGGAATAATCTTGGTCATCACACCCCCAAGGGTTTCGACACCCAAGGACAGAGGTGTAACATCAAGTAAGAGAATATCTTTAACTTCTCCAGCTAGAACACCTGCTTGAATCGCAGCACCTACAGCCACAACTTCATCAGGGTTTACACCTTGGTTCGGCTCTTTACCAATTACTTTCTTCACTAGTTCTTGGACAGCAGGAATCCGAGTGGAACCACCAACCAAAACTACTTCATCTAGCTTAGATTTATCAATCTTGGCATCCCGTAGGGCATTTTCCACTGGAATACGGCAGCGATCAATTAAATCAGAGCAGAGTTCTTCAAACTTAGCACGGGTTAGACCTACATCTAAGTGCTTAGGTCCATCTTGGGTAGCCGTGATGAAGGGTAAGTTGATTTCAGTTTGGCTAACACTGGATAGCTCAATTTTTGCTTTTTCCGCAGCTTCGGTTAAGCGCTGCAGAGCCTGCTTATCTTTACGTAAATCAATACCTTCACTTGCTTGGAACTGATTAGCTAACCAATCTACAATCTTCTTATCAAAGTCGTCACCACCTAAGTGGGTATCACCACTGGTGGACATTACTTCAAATACGCCGTCACCAACTTCTAAAACGGAAACGTCAAAGGTACCACCACCAAGGTCAAATACTAAGATAGTTTCATTTGCTTTGCTATCTAATCCGTATGCTAGAGCAGCAGCAGTAGGTTCGTTGATAATCCGTAGAACTTCAACCCCAGCAATTTTACCCGCATCTTTGGTGGCTTGACGTTGAGAGTCATTGAAATAAGCAGGGACAGTTACAACAGCTTGAGTAACTTGTTCACCTAAATATTTACTGGCATCATCAATCAGTTTACGCAATACTTGAGCAGAGATTTCTTCAGGGGCAAACTGCTTTCCTGCTGCAGGAGCATCAATCTTAACGCTGCCACCTTGATTTAGAACTTTATAGGCAACTTGGGTGGATTCTCCAGTGATTTCGTCATACTTTCTGCCGATAAATCTTTTTACAGAATAGAAAGTGTTATCTGTGTTCATTACTGCTTGACGCTTGGCAATTTGCCCCACAAGGCGATCGCCATTTTTAGCGTAGGCAACTACAGAAGGGGTGGTACGGAAGCCCTCGGCGTTTGCAATTACCGTAGGCTTGCCGCCTTCCATCACGGCAACAACTGAGTTTGTCGTACCCAAGTCAATTCCAACTACTTTTGCCATAAGGCTTCCAACTCCTGAAATGTAACTTTATGATTTTTAATAAGATTAGCGACTTTTTCGGAAAAGCACATCAGGGGTACGCCCTAACTTTGGTATGGTTTACCGTACTTTAGTTTTTACCTAGCTGAACACTTCAATATTTTCAGATAGACATACAGGCAAAGCATGATCAACTCGGATCGTTTGATTGGGTTCACCTTTTCCACAAAATACTCTATGTTACGATATTCTGTGTGATTGCTAATTCACTATCTTCATAACCTTTTTGTTCTCTAGATTTTATTTGATTCATCTTTTTTCTGCAGTAGCATAATATCTTGTCCGTTCGGTTAAGCACAGAGCATTACCTAAGTTCCAAAACTGTATTATTATCGGCGGGTGGGCGATCGCTAAAAGCTTCAAAGTAATTCCGAGATTTTAAGGCAAATTGGGGAAACCTAAAGTCGGCATCACCACCTGCTATATCAGCCCAAAAGTAACGTAAATCCTTCGCCATTTCCAGAGCAGCAATGGAATCATTACAAAGAGGTGGATCGGTAAGCAGACGCATTACAAAAGGAACAGCCCGATCGCCCATCCATTCCCGTGAAAACTGCTGTAAGTCTTGGCATTCAGGTATGGATTTAACAACGTAGGATTCCACCTGCAAACTACCATCGGTGTAGGTTAAGACTCGATAGGGATGGGGGTAGCTGACGAGTGAGCCTGTAGTAATGTCGTAGAGATCATAGCGATCGCTTTTAGCAATATCTTGTACATGTAAATGTCCCGTAAATACTAACTTCACCCCAAATTTATGCAGCAATTCACACAGGCGATCGGCATTACTAAGCATATAGCGTCTGCCTAGGGGATTAGTTTTTTGTTGGGGTAAATGCTCCACCACATTATGATGCACCGTAACTAAAATTAATTCATCGCTAGGAATATTCTCTAAAGTTGCTTCTAGCCAGTTGATCTGCTCTGGATCAATCTCGCCAACTTGATCCCCATAGGAATTAAAATTATTGGAATTCAGCCCAATTAGCCACACCTTGGGTAAAATCTGCTTGGTATAGTAAAGTTGTGATTTGTCTGTGTAGCCGAAAGCCTGATACATAGGAGCAAACTCACCCATGGTTTCAGGTCTAGGTACATCATGGTTACCCGGAATTACATACACAGGATAAGGGAGCTTTGATAACCTCTGTACTAACCAAGCATGATTTTCTGGTTCGCCATGCTGAGTCAGATCACCGGGTAGTAATAAAAAATCAATATCTAGCTTAGCAATTTGCTCTAAGACCACCTCAAAGGCAGGAATACTATATTCAACCAAGTGAAAACGTGAAGGATGATGCCAAATTGTTTGGGGCAGAGCAATATGGAGATCGGAAGCGATCGCAAATTTAAAGCTGGTTTTCATGCAAAATTAAACAAAGATTACGATATCTAATGTCTTACTTCTATTATTGCTTTGATCCCCAAACTTAACCATAAAAATCATGCCTACGCACTAGGTATAACTGGCTGATTTTCCGCCGCAGGTCGAGGTACTCTGGGGAGCCAACTAGGGGGTAATTGCGATTCGTCTTGCACTTGTAATTGAATGCAGGGGATCACGTCTGACAAAATTGAGCTTGCCATCATGCCCGTATGAATTTCTAGTTGGGCATCAATAACTGTCTCAAATATTAATTGCTGACCCGGAAAGACCACTTTTTCAAAGTACCAGTTGTCGATATTTGTAATCCTTGCTACTTGAATTTTGCTGGTCGCATTCACATAACAACAGACTAGTTTTTGATCATGATTTTCTGGGACTGAATCGAGTATCTGTGACATGGCTTTGCCTAGAGGATATAAAAACTGACGAAAATTTATATTATTAAAGTTCCCAAAGTTTTGAGATTTCATAGTTACAAAAAATTATAGTGACAAATCTAAGTAGCTTCGATAATTGGACATGACTGGACTACAGCTTTAATAATTTATTGATAATTAATAAAGGAAGAGGTATATCTGTCTTTTAGTCAAAGCCTGCGTAAATTTGCATGACTAAACTTAACATTAAAGTAATCTGAAGTAATGTAAGCGTAATTACCAATGCTCATAATTTACGCCATCTCCGTGATTTTATAGTTGTAGTTTTTATAAATCCTCTCTAATCAAGGATTTTAGCGATCCCTATGCCAGACTGGCAATTTCTTTGAGGGTAAGTAGCTCACCCATTTGCTCTTGTCCAGCCGTATTTAGCTCGCTATAGCACAGATATATTCTTTGTTCAGTACGGTAGCTGATGTCTTGTAGCAGCCGCTCTAGTCTTTGTCTGTTCATCATATTTTCATAGTCAGCATTGATAGTTTCCCCTTGCCATGATTTTAGAAATACTGGTGCGCCAAATAAAGCGGCACTCCCACCCTGTGACCATAGAGGCGAACCTGTATCTAACCAAAATTGCCAACGGTGCTGGGTATGTGCCATGCGATATTGATAAATAGTTGCCAGAGTGACGCTTTGATCCTGTTGACTACTGGGAATTTGAGGGTTAGCTGTCACTATGCCAGATCGAATTAGATCAATAAATCCGATTAAAATTTGTCGCTCTTGCCACCCTAGGCGATAACCAATTTGCCAATAGTACTGGGCTGTTTCTAAAAGTGCTTGCAGATTAGCTAATTGTTCATAGCTAGATTTTTGTGGTACTAAAAATTTTTGGATGGCTCGATCTAGTAATAATAGGGGTGAAACCGTTGCAGATTGGTCGGCAATCCATTGGCGAATTTGCTCATAGCCACTACTTGCTTCATAACCTAGGCGATAAATTTCAGTGTAGTCACAGCTAGGTAATAGTTTGGGATTGGATATATCAGGAATAAAACAGCGATCGCTCAGCATCCCCGCTCGCACGGGGTCAATGGTAGGTTGTAGGTTTGTTAGCATCTCTGCCACTTGATCTCGACTAACTAAACTTCCAAGCTGGGGATAGATCAAAGTCATTAAAGTTAAAAGCGATCGCACTAGGGCAGAGTTAGCAAGGGGATGTTGATCGCTGAGGCAGATAATGGGGATATTATTTTTAGTCAAAATCTCCCGTAGGGCATAGTTGGCAATGTTGTCCAAGCCCGGAGCAATGATGGCAATATCTTGGGGTTGAATTTCTGATGCGGCGATCGCTGTGATAATTACTTCGGCAGTAGTTCGTAATAAGCTACCCCGTGAACGAGTTTCTAGGCTAAAAAACCCTGCAATGGGCTGAGGATTGTAGAATGGATCGGGAGTTAAGGTGAGATTGAGCAAGGACGGCAGCGCAGTTTCAGCAAAGGGATTAAAATTCTGTAGAGATACTAATTCACATTTTTCCTCTATTTGTGATTGCCAATAACCGGGGTCTGCGCCTAAACCTAAGCGGGCTGAGCCGTAGGGATTATAAGTAAATATGCCAGTTGTACCTTGATTGAGCATCACTAGACTTAAATCGCAGGCGATCGCCGGATATTCATCCACATCATCCATGAACAAATATTTATATCTAGTCTTGAGGCTGGCTTGATATTGGGGATCGGGCAATAAATATCTACCAAATAATTCCGTAATGATCCCATAGGTAAGTAATCCCTTCTCCCAGCAAAAATCTCGCCATGATTCTAGGGCGATCGCCATTTCTTGCCACAGAGCAGGAGACTGATCAGTTAGTTCTATGCCATCTTGAAGTAGTTGTGGTATTTGGGCTAAGGGAGTACCACTGTATGCGGCTAGTAGATATAGGTCAAGTATTCTGCGTACCAACCGTATATCATTAGTTCCCGTCATTTTCAGTTTGCCGTTTAGCTGATCTGCCCAGAGTTTAGCTGCCAATTCCTGTTCATTTTCCACCCGCAGTAAAATCGGAAATTGGGATTTTAAGTTTAACTTTTTGATTAATAATGGAAAAAACAGAGTAACTTCATTCCGAAAAAAACTCAGGGGCGTAACGTTTGTAAATGATTTACCTGTGGTGGCTTGGGCGAGGCGATCGCTCAGTTGTCTACGATTATCAGCATCTATGGCAAAAATAAGGATTGATGTTGTGATTAATTCATGGTTTGATTCTGAATTCAGTTGCTTGGATTCTATTAATTGACAAACCTGTTCTACTAAATAAGCACTTTTTCCACTGCGACTACCGCCTCTGACCCAGATACTCATAATACGTCGCCTCTTTTAGCATCGGTAATTATAGATATTATTGCAGTTCTTTATCTGCTAAGCTGCTTTTATCCCACAGATGTCAAATAGACTCTATATGTCACAGCTAATTGGTCGAGTCTTTGCTACAGAAAGTAGCCCTAACACCCCAGACACCTTTAACTTTTGGACAGAATTAAACTCACCTGTGGGGATTGGTACTATCGTTAAGGTTTCGGTTCCACAACCATCTCGACGGAATTTTGGCAATGTGAATGCTACGGAATGGGATACCTACGGTATTGTAGTCGAAGCGCATGGATATACCGACTTAGCCTCTGCTTTACATGATTACATTGGAGCCGATCAAAGTCCTCAATTAGCGGATGATGCCCCCACGATTAGACCAGAAATTCGGGCATATAAAGCTGCGGTGTTGCGAATGGAACCAGAGGAACCCTTGCAACCAGTTCCCATTGGTTCAGTTTATCTGGCAGATGATGAATCCGTAATCATGTCTCTCCGTATGGATGAGTACTATAAAAAGCGAGGGATTCCCGTAGGTGTATATGTTAAGGGAGGCATGAATTCTCCTGTATATTTAGATGCTGACTTTTTACTGGGTCCTGAAGCAGCGCACCTCAATATTACTGGGGTTTCGGGGTTAGCCACAAAGACATCTTTAGTTGAGTTCTTATTAAAAAGTATTTTTGCTCACTACTATCCCAATGATCCGAGTAAGAGTGTAGCGGCGGTATTTTTTAATGTCAAAGGACCAGATTTATTATATTTAGACTTACCACCTACGGATTCAGGAAAACTGACCGATGAAGAGTTGGCAATTTATGACAAATTAGGCATCCCTGCTACACCCTTTGCCAATGTCCAATATTACGCTCCCTATAAGCCCGATGGCTATAATCTCAACACGTTACGCACTCATCCAGACTTAATGCATAATGTTTCAGTTTTACAGTGGGGCTTGAGAGAGATTTTTGAATATGCAGAGGTTTTACTGAATCGAGATGATGTGGATGCCAAAGCTGATGCAGTATTAGCTTTAATTGAAGAGAAGGTGATTCGCACCAAAGACCCTAACTATACTTTGGGGATTAAAGTTACGAACTTTCAACGCCTAGAGGAATGGTTCCGTACCGTAATTGAAGAGATGGAAGCAGAGAACAAAAAGGAATGGCATAGTCATCACATTGCCACAATCTATAAAGTTCGCAATCGGTTAATGAATATTACCAATCGTTGCAAAGGACTAGTCGGTAATGGTGATAATGTCAGTGATTTACCTTGGGGAGAATTTAAAAAGAATCATGTGTATGTAATTGATGTGGCAAATTTGGAGCAAACTGCCCAGGATTTAGTATTTACCCGCACCGTCAGTAAAATTCGTGAATCCTTAGAACAAAATAATTTAGGCGTAGAACGAGTGGTGATCTTTGTGGATGAGTTAAATAAATATGCTTCTTCCGATGGGCAAGATAGTTATCTCAAGCGCACTTTACTAGATATTTCCGAACGGGGGCGATACTTAGGCGAAGTTCTATTTTCCGCACAGCAGTTTCGATCGCAAGTCCATAAACGCATAGTTGGTAACTGTGGCACAGGCTTGTATGGACGCATGGATATGGATGAATTAGCTACTCCCGGCTATGGCACCCTTTCTAGTGCGGTTAAAACCAAATTAGCAACATTAC
Encoded here:
- the ribD gene encoding bifunctional diaminohydroxyphosphoribosylaminopyrimidine deaminase/5-amino-6-(5-phosphoribosylamino)uracil reductase RibD, whose translation is MSEDKLWMQECLKLAAQAQGMTAPNPMVGSVIIKDGRLIGAGFHPQAGQPHAEVFAIADAQAQSESTQGATLYVNLEPCNHFGRTPPCTEAIIKAGIRRVVIGMIDPDGRVSGKGCDRLIQAGIEVTVGIAEEDCLKLNEGFIHRVKTNLPFGILKYAMTLDGKIATHTGHSYWITGSPARQQVHLLRSNCDAVITGGNTVRIDNPHLTTHNLTKHSPLRVVMSRTLNLPQSANLWDMNDHEKTLVFTESGNVNSEMVKYLTDRQVEVMALEKLSPKAVMVELGKRGCNSVLWECGGNLAASAIADGVVQKVYAFIAPKIIGGGLEAIANFGNSQMTQALALTNTQITTIGEDYLITGYLSSKF
- the dnaK gene encoding molecular chaperone DnaK; its protein translation is MAKVVGIDLGTTNSVVAVMEGGKPTVIANAEGFRTTPSVVAYAKNGDRLVGQIAKRQAVMNTDNTFYSVKRFIGRKYDEITGESTQVAYKVLNQGGSVKIDAPAAGKQFAPEEISAQVLRKLIDDASKYLGEQVTQAVVTVPAYFNDSQRQATKDAGKIAGVEVLRIINEPTAAALAYGLDSKANETILVFDLGGGTFDVSVLEVGDGVFEVMSTSGDTHLGGDDFDKKIVDWLANQFQASEGIDLRKDKQALQRLTEAAEKAKIELSSVSQTEINLPFITATQDGPKHLDVGLTRAKFEELCSDLIDRCRIPVENALRDAKIDKSKLDEVVLVGGSTRIPAVQELVKKVIGKEPNQGVNPDEVVAVGAAIQAGVLAGEVKDILLLDVTPLSLGVETLGGVMTKIIPRNTTIPTKKSETFSTAVDGQSNVEIHVLQGEREMATDNKSLGTFRLDGIPAAPRGVPQIEVTFDIDANGILAVKAKDKGTGKEQSITITGASTLPDSEVERMVKEAERNSTEDKLKREKVEAKNQADSLAYQAEKQIADLGDKVPAGDKTKIEGLIKDLKAAITSENHDQIKTLTEELKQALYALSTSVYQQGASAPTDGGDDTTKDAASGDDSVIDADFTESK
- a CDS encoding metallophosphoesterase; this encodes MKTSFKFAIASDLHIALPQTIWHHPSRFHLVEYSIPAFEVVLEQIAKLDIDFLLLPGDLTQHGEPENHAWLVQRLSKLPYPVYVIPGNHDVPRPETMGEFAPMYQAFGYTDKSQLYYTKQILPKVWLIGLNSNNFNSYGDQVGEIDPEQINWLEATLENIPSDELILVTVHHNVVEHLPQQKTNPLGRRYMLSNADRLCELLHKFGVKLVFTGHLHVQDIAKSDRYDLYDITTGSLVSYPHPYRVLTYTDGSLQVESYVVKSIPECQDLQQFSREWMGDRAVPFVMRLLTDPPLCNDSIAALEMAKDLRYFWADIAGGDADFRFPQFALKSRNYFEAFSDRPPADNNTVLELR
- a CDS encoding ATP-binding protein, with protein sequence MSQLIGRVFATESSPNTPDTFNFWTELNSPVGIGTIVKVSVPQPSRRNFGNVNATEWDTYGIVVEAHGYTDLASALHDYIGADQSPQLADDAPTIRPEIRAYKAAVLRMEPEEPLQPVPIGSVYLADDESVIMSLRMDEYYKKRGIPVGVYVKGGMNSPVYLDADFLLGPEAAHLNITGVSGLATKTSLVEFLLKSIFAHYYPNDPSKSVAAVFFNVKGPDLLYLDLPPTDSGKLTDEELAIYDKLGIPATPFANVQYYAPYKPDGYNLNTLRTHPDLMHNVSVLQWGLREIFEYAEVLLNRDDVDAKADAVLALIEEKVIRTKDPNYTLGIKVTNFQRLEEWFRTVIEEMEAENKKEWHSHHIATIYKVRNRLMNITNRCKGLVGNGDNVSDLPWGEFKKNHVYVIDVANLEQTAQDLVFTRTVSKIRESLEQNNLGVERVVIFVDELNKYASSDGQDSYLKRTLLDISERGRYLGEVLFSAQQFRSQVHKRIVGNCGTGLYGRMDMDELATPGYGTLSSAVKTKLATLPKGELMVRHPHFTQPVFLKFPRPPVMRGQDGRNLYQPQTDMPFAEAMVWRLRQLDRNLSAVKIKDAIADFDQETVMAKINQLEQQKPEDILAWLKSNLQKIQTRKNGHQVKVAPVFEIDDDDPYKD